In one Epinephelus lanceolatus isolate andai-2023 chromosome 19, ASM4190304v1, whole genome shotgun sequence genomic region, the following are encoded:
- the mrrf gene encoding ribosome-recycling factor, mitochondrial: MALNHLSLLRPLLCQSLVRQLRPPLVATSRVSAPPLYPNTTCLPAACTRLYATKKAKAKAKGQSAKVNINAALVEDIISLDEVERDMTAVLNALQDEFTRNLSIRTSPGALDHIMVATEDGKFPLNQLGQVSMKSPQLIIVNMSSFPEVTSAAVHALRESSMNLNPEVDGMIIKVPVPKITREHRENLAKVAKQLSNKGKDSLRKVRANAVTQVRRMREGHSEDTIRLVEKQIQQMADNFVVDIDKQLAAKTKELLG; the protein is encoded by the exons ATGGCTTTGAACCACCTGAGTCTGCTGCGACCTCTGCTGTGTCAATCCCTGGTGCGACAGCTAAGGCCTCCCCTCGTGGCTACCTCCAGGGTCAGCGCACCACCTCTGTACCCCAACACCACCTGCTTACCAGCTGCATGCACCAGGCTCTATGCCACCAAGAAGGCAAAAG CCAAGGCAAAGGGCCAGTCAGCTAAGGTGAATATTAATGCGGCTCTGGTGGAAGACATCATCAGTCTGGATGAGGTGGAGAGGGACATGACAGCTGTTCTCAATGCACTGCAAGATGAATTCACACGCAACCTCAGCATCCGAACCTCGCCAG GAGCTCTGGATCACATCATGGTGGCGACAGAAGATGGCAAGTTTCCTCTGAACCAGCTGGGACAGGTCTCCATGAAATCACCTCAGCTCATTATTGTCAACATGAGCAGCTTCCCGGAG GTTACATCGGCCGCTGTCCATGCCCTGAGAGAGAGTAGCATGAACCTTAACCCAGAGGTGGACGGGATGATCATCAAGGTGCCTGTTCCCAA AATAACACGGGAACACAGGGAGAACCTCGCCAAGGTGGCCAAACAGTTAAGCAACAAGGGGAAAGACTCGCTGAGGAAAGTGCGAGCTAATGCTGTCACACAGGTCAGAAGGATGAGGGAAGGACACTCGGAGGACACCATACGGCTTGTGGAAAAACAG ATTCAGCAGATGGCGGACAACTTCGTAGTGGACATTGACAAACAGCTTGCAGCCAAGACCAAGGAGCTTTTAGGCTGA